DNA sequence from the Liolophura sinensis isolate JHLJ2023 chromosome 1, CUHK_Ljap_v2, whole genome shotgun sequence genome:
NNNNNNNNNNNNNNNNNNNNNNNNNNNNNNNNNNNNNNNNNNNNNNNNNNNNNNNNNNNNNNNNNNNNNNNNNNNNNNNNNNNNNNNNNNNNNNNNNNNNNNNNNNNNNNNNNNNNNNNNNNNNNNNNNNNNNNNNNNNNNNNNNNNATTCACAAGATGTGATGTTTGGTAGCATTTAAGTCAAagttttacaacatttacagAGTTTATTGATCTTGAGTTAAAGATTCATAACACTTACTAAATGTGTTGACTTCCATGTAAAAGTTTTGTAACACTTAATTGAAGTTTTGTAAATACTTAATGGAGTGTGAACCTATGTAGTTTTGTAACACTTCATTGCTAACTATGTAGAAGTGTTGTAACACTCACTGAGTGTGCTGACTAtgtaaaagttttgtaaaatttacTGAATTTGTTGATTTTGCTGTTGAAGTTTTGTAAGATTAACTTAATTTGTTGACCCAGATGTAGAAGTTTTGTAAAATTAACTGAATTTCTTGACCCTGATGCAGCAGTTTTGTAAGATTAATACAATTTGTTGACATCTATGCTGACGTTTATTTGTAAGATTAACCAAATTTGTTGACATTGATATAGAAATCATactaaagtttttatttatttatttatttatttatttgattggtgctttatgcatactcaagaatatttcacttaaacgacggaggccagcgttatggtgggaggaaaccagacagagcccggtggaaacccacgaccatccgcaggttcagaAGGTTTTCAGATTATCTGAATTTATTGACCTTAACGTAAAAGTTCTGTAACACTTACTGAGTTTGTTGACCTCTATGTAGAAGTACGAACTGTCTATAGTCAATGGATGTAGGAACTGCACGGCATGAACGCCACTGGCTGCACTCGGTAAAGTCACATGACAGTTATCAGGGGTTATATCCACCTCCAGAGCTTCAGACAGTCTCAGCATGGGTAAGGTCAGTCCTGGATAGATCACATGAATGGCTAAAACATTATGACTGATACATACATTCACAGACTGACAGAGATTTAGGTAGGAGTTACAATGCTCAGAAGAATGTCAGCTACAGACTGTGCCTGTAATTCACTCTCCTTTGTACAGCAAATCAGAGTTTGTacaatttaaaacataaaaattcacattttcaaagCCACTTGGAATAAATACTTCAGGGTAATAACCCCTAAAGCAATGTAAAACATCCTTATTAGTTGAatttttgcatatacatgtgcacagcACTGCATCAACCAAGTTTAAACATGGAGGAAAATAAATTTCTCCAAGAGAATGTCAGCATAGTGTAAAGACTACGTCAGGTTGGTATCCTCAACAAGCCGCTATCAGCGCAACcaaatgtatttgatttttttgattttttaggTATTTCAAGGGATGTCAGATTTTTCCTTCATAGTCATGGTAATGAAACAAAGATTCTGATTGGTGCCATTACTGATGTTTGACCTCTCCATTCACAGAGGGCTGGCCAGTGACCTCTAGCTGACCTCTACCACAGAGCCTACCTCAGGCTTTCAGCATTCCACCACCATTATACTTACCCTCGACTGGTGCACACCTTTACGACAGTGGTCTGCCGATACGGTTGGCCACACCTCTATTTAGCTACCACCTGTGTACACATCCCCATCCCCcactcaccccccccccccccccacaaagtCCAAACGATGGCATATCAGCCAGCACCAAATTGACAGGAAATTTTAGCCTGAAATGAACTGCTGCATATTACATCTAACACCTGATTAATTCACACATGTAGCAATGGACATACAACCATACACCTTGCACAAAAGCTTGCCCTTACGTTTGTTGACAGCATCAGTCTCCAGCATATCACGAATGTCTGCTAGCAGATCCCTGTAAATCTTGTCAAGTTCCTTCAGTAAACCCGCCTCTACTGTCTTCCCATTCTCAACCTTTATCTTTGATGCTTGCATACGAAGAACAAAAACCgaaattttaaaatgcattGAAATTCAGTAAACATGAATAGTAATGAATCATTTGAAAACAATCTTCCCAATTTCTTCCATTATGCTGACTTATAttccatttgtatatatacatatagtcaaCTGCAGAGCAACCTGCAGAGCATAgcagaaacccatgaccatctgcaggttgctgccagatgaccagagagaaaaataaatttaggaAGAGTGAAAATCTTCAAGGTCAGAATAATATGTGGCAGGTGTTAATAAATGATGATATACATTACAGGTAATAACACTGGGTCAAACAAAGACAAACTACGTGGTACCATTTTGACTGAGCAGCACCATGGGGTAAAAGCCACCTGTTGGCTGAAGCATCATCTGGAAGCACTGCATCACCCTGTTCTTCACCACATAACACAGGACTATCTGCTCAGCCCTGGGGTCAAAGTCAGGCCTGTCCCTGCGCTCAGGGGAGTAATGGACACCCCAGCCTATGTGATCTCCAGTCTTCACACTGTTGGCTGAAACAATAAGGAATTGAATCATACTGTTATTAACAAGAATGCAGATGTCCAAAATACCTTTTGActaattgtttatttgtgaaaaagCATCATTATGGTAAGAACCTGAAGGcagtaattttgtaaatatggaACTTATTATCAGGAAAATTAAGAAGGAACAAGTTGAGGTCATTCGAAAGATGCATACAAAAAATTCACGGCACTGTTCAGACAAACTCTCATGTGAACTTCTTTGCACTTCGACTAGGGTGACTTTATAAACATTGCAATAAATGGCATGAAAATTATGCATGCGCAAGTTTTCATCATGGGGAACGAGGAcaacggacagacagacagtaaTGCTAGTATACCTTCTTCTCACCCCTACTAACTTGGAGGGGTTGCAGGATGTATAATAACTTATGTAAATTCGccaaacgtacatgtacccaGATCAAATAAGGCGTGCACTATTAAATATAGCTTAGCTCCCAGCTTATTATGAAAGACTTATTTTATCTATTCATTTTAATGCCACGCTGATCAGTTTCTGTAGCTACAAAGCGAAGCTCTATGACAGGATTTCTTCACACTGATAAACTTACTGGGTTCCCACTTTAGATAGTCTCTCAGCAAAACACATGGAGGTGTTGGCTTCAGTGGACTTACAGTTGCTATGGCAACTGTTGGCCCCACCCCTTCTGCTGTGCACTCCTCCACTTTTACATCATAAAATGGTAAATCTGTGACAAATAGTAAGTGGCACTATAAGAGCAATTTATAACCACTTCTTTCTGGTCATTGAACTGAGATATTCAAtacaatatttgcaaataacagACTGGATCAATATTCCACCATTAAAAATGAATTACTGCTCTTAATTTTCTTCAGACTTTACTTTGATCACCTATGTTTCAAGTAGCTAGTCCTCACCCTAGTCATTCCAGATACCACACCCAGTCCTGCGAGATACCATGCCCAGTCATACCAGttcacccacccagtcacaccaggtacacacccagtCATAAATGTACTAGGtgcccacccagtcatattaggTGCCCATCCACTCATACCTGTGTGCCACCCAGTCATACCGGatacccacccagtcataccagtcccacccagtcataccagTTCACAAACCCGGTCATACCTGATTCCCATCTAACAACACCAGATGCTCATTTAGCCATACCAgtccccacccagtcataccagagacccacccagtcataccagTTCACAAACCTAGTCATAGCAGGTGcccacccagtcataccagGTGCCCACCCAATCATATCAGGTGcccacccagtcataccaggtgcccacccagtcataccagTGCCATCGCAGTCATACCAGGTGCCCACCCAATCATACCAGTGCCATCGCAGTCATACCTGATACACACCCAGTCATACCCGatacccacccagtcataccagTCCCACCCTGTCATACCTGATACACACCCAGTCATACCCGatacccacccagtcataccagtcccacccagtcataccagTTCACAAACCGGTCAAACTGATTCCCATTTAACCATACCAGATGCTCACTTAGTCATACcagtcccacccagtcataccagATGACCACCCAATCATACCCGATGCCCACCTTATTATACCCGAggcccacccagtcataccagGTGTCCACCCAGTCATACATGATGCCATCCCAGTCATACCAGATGTCCACCCAGACACACCTGATGCCCACCTAATCATAACAGATGCCCCCACAGTCATACCAGAttcccacccagtcataccagttcacccacccagtcataccgGATGGCCATCGTCATACCAGAGTCCATCATCTAACATCATAAACCCTGAGCTGGTCAGCCCTTCCTTACACCATCCTAACTCACACTATGACAGAGATCTAACAGTCCTGTGTCAGACAGTTTCAGCTACTACAGACCTGGTCCCAGAGAGACTGTCCCCTGAAGAAAACCCTCTACATCTTTGTCCTTGGCACACATGaagatgttttcattttggtCAAATTTAGTTGCTGGTGAGCGGATCCAGTGTGAAACGTCGGTCTGCAAAagtgtttgtttattcatttatttgcttacatattaaatatataattacagGTCACCTTCCCTGGTTTAAGAAAGTGGTTAGAACTCCAGACCAGATCTTGCCAGATAACTCACAGATTTCTTGATGTACTACACAGCAACCATCACCAGAAATGAAGACACAGTTTTcacctaataaattgcagtttgTATAAAATGACATTTGCAAGCAGTGATTTGTACTAAATGTGTGAAGACTTACTGACATACAACATACAACTTCATAAGGAGACACAACACGAATAGACTTCAGCAGTTTACATATTTAGGGGGGAGAATTATCTTTGAAAAGCAAATATTACAGCTGTTTGCAAgccatttaaatttttaaaaatgttacaagcatttttttttatacagtcCTGCAACTTTTGCAGCTGTTTGCAAACCCTTTTAATTTTCCAAAAACTGTTACAAGCATTTTTTCTATACAGACCTGTGTTATAGGTTGTTtctccacagcaggtaccagcCAGACCACCTCCAACTCTATTGGTCCTTTCTCCAGAAAGAGACAGGGGAAATATTGACTGTGGTCTGTTTCAAACAGATACCTGCAGAAACGACATACCAACTCATAAATGAGATTATAAACTGATACTTCATTTTTGTTGTATCATATTATTACACCTCATAACTGATGTTTCCTTTGTTTGCTTGGGTTTATTAATGAACAAAtgcttttcaaaattatttattaacatgTCATGACTGGACGACTGTGGATTTCTcccgctataatgctggccaccgtcatataagtgaaatattcttcagtatggtggaaacgcacaaatcaaatatataattaaacaaattaacatgttatgacgtgagtacatgtaatttcagtgTAAGACCAGTctaaatgttgaaaaacatatttttaagcaAACATCAGCACACTGGAGGTATCATCTGAAGAAAACTGGGAGAGGACTTTCACTAGCCATTTGATGAGAGGTGTGTCATGGAATTCCCCATAATTACTGCTAATATGTGAAAATTAAAGTCAGAACAATATCAGTACTAAGTATGATTGTTCTCTGTCAAATAttcagtattatccaatcacgAGAGGACACATATTCACTGCTCCTACTGTGACTAAATGCTGGTAGCTGGATCCCACCAAGGCTATCTTGGTGAGCATAATGTCATTatttttgtgtcaaaaaaaTGTCAGCTTTCCGACACAATGTGTCAACGAATATTAGGGATGAAGTTTTTGAAGGGTGTTCCtttactggaaaattgtgaAACTATCAAGGCTATACAAGCCACTTACACCAACTGTAGTTTATGGAATATAACACAAGCTTAAAAGTTACACgccactgatatacatgtactgtacataccgGGTAGCAACAGGAAGGCCatttttgtagaaaaaaatagTTGATGACTTTTTCCCAAAGTATGACACCTCGACTGAGAGCTTGTCAcctaagaaaaacaaaacacaagtttAATCTTTTTATCATTAAACCAAAATATGTATTAAGGTACGGCTTGAGACTTTGGGCACATAAAAGAAGGCCTGTATGTGAACGCCGTGCACTTTCCAACAATACAGACTGTTCAGCATGACATTAAGAACAGCTATACAGCATGCAACTCATTGTCTGAATTGAAAGTATGCcggctcaaaaaaaaaaaaacatcttccaATTATAGAGATAACCTTCTATGCAATTTCTAATATTACTGTTTCtcaccttaagtttggcatTTCTAAACTCACACACTTTATTTGATTCTGACCGATTCTTAGACCTTATAGcacaactgaacattttttttttgggggggggggactaaTTTCTTGTCAAAAACTGTTAACTTATGGCATTAAAGGTATACTTTTATAGCCTATATGTAATTTTGAAAGTGgatttttaaataacaaaatttaggtcaaatacagttaTTTGTGCCTGTATTTCAATTCATACAAAtattgaaaacacaaaaataaatttagtttttgTCACACTTTAATAGAGCCAAGATAAATCACCCAGTCATACTGGTGAATGACCCTTTGCATACATTGCTGCTTTACATTTCATCTGGATTCACGCACAGATTTAAAACTCTTGGGTCACTTTCAGAAAACTAGAAAATTTGATGTAACTTTGATGAAAAAAGTTATGAAATTTTTAGGAACATTAggaagctttgtgaaagtggccccagtaTACAGAAACCAGGAAGAAATTGCAAAGATTAATTTTGCATATAGATCTTACCTTGACCAATCACTTCTCCTCCTGTGTTAGCTGTTGAATCATGGGAACTGTAGCACCTGCCCGTGTTGCTATGGTAACCGACTGTGTTATTCCAATGTCCTGGGGCCCTGTTTTCCTCTATAGCACTTCCAGCGATGCCTGCAACTATTTTGCTTTCTGGAcctaaaatgtatgtaaaatcatCAACACTCTTAAAATCAAGGAATTAGAAACTgttaaaaaactaaaaaaccTATTAAAACATGTTTAGGTTTACCAAAAATATGTAGCAAACTATCCtgacataactacatgtactgtactaaACTTACAAACATGGTCAGAGACTTCAAGAACAGAAAAAATTTCAATGCCTATATTTTCATATAACATGCACATTGTGGGTCATTTTCTGACTGACAATGCCTGTGGCGGCGTGTAATTAACTTAACAACCTGTAAAATACCTGTACAGTTTAGTGAGATAATATTCAGTGAAATCATATTCAATAAAATCTTGTTCAGTCAAATCATATgtagtgaaatttatttatttatttgatttgtgttttacgccatactcaagactatttcactcatacaatggcggGAAGAAACCCAGCAgggcctgagggaaacccatggccttccgcacgttgctggcgaAACTTCCCATGTACGGTATGAGAGGAAGGCTAACCACTCTGGCCCCCTGTAGTGAATCATATTTGAAATTTCATTTAGTCAAATCATACTGGTGAAATCTCAATCAGTCATCTCAAATTCAATGAAATCTCAATCAGTCATCTCATATTCAATGAAATCTCATTCAGCCAAATCATACTCAGTAACATCTCATTCAGTCATCTCATATTCAATGAAATCTCATTTAGTCAAATCATACTCAGTAACATCTCAATCAGTCAAAtcatattcagtgaaatctcatttaATCAAATTACATTTGAACACTGGAATCATATTAAGCACTGAAGAAGGCTCTCACCCAGAGACTTGACCCGCAGACAGAAGGACGGATAAGCTGTTGACAAGGGCTGAAGACTCTGGAGGAAGCTCCAGGCCTGGCAGCTCTGTGGCAGGTTTACTTTACATTTGCGTCCTCCCCTGGGGTCTTGTTGTGTGTCATACAAGACCTCCCCGGCACAGCGATAGAAACGACCCATACTGGCTGACAGGCATCAGTTTTTCATCACCTTCATCTATAGTGAGAAgtcatgaaattaaaatttaataaaactgcATCAACATCTGTTGTAATTACACCTAAACATTACTAGTGAGAAATACAATGTTGACCATATGTTcaactgtgtttatttatttatttgactgatgtttaatgcAGTACTCCacaattttacatacatgtatatgattggGAGAAGCAATAGCAGTTGGAGAAAGCCTTCAAAAGttacaaacttcctgactttaGAAGGCAATGAAAACAGTTAAATTCCAGCACACGTGCATTGGTCAAGCAGAATTTGTCAGTATTATAATTAGTATTATCAGTAAAAACAAATCTACATgatgtggtttatttatttattcgactggtgttttacgccatactcaagaatatttcacttatacgacgacggccagcattacagtgagaggaaaccaaacagTACACAGGAGAAACACgtgaccacccacaggttgctgaagaccttcccacatacagccaaaGTGGAAGCCAGCAAGACTACATGATGTAAGCTGGGTCTATTATATAGGTGAATCCTCTCACAGTAATACTGGCCAcagtagtataagtgaaatattcttgagcacggcataaaacaccaatcaaataaataaatattatatagaTAAAGGGATATGCACAAGACTACTCCCCTTCTAGTCTCGTTCTGGACTGATTTAAATTTAACGCAAACTTTCTGATTCAAAACTTGTGACCTTTTGACTGATAATTCCTACCAGACCATTTATACAACactgagaagaaaatttaaacagTAAACAAAGAATGGAAAAAAGACTTAATAGAATATTTTTAAATCAAAGAAGTTCTTCAGAGAAGTCGACAAGATTTGTACTGCAAGGGCAAGCCATGTGTGGTGACACCCATACTTAATGCTGAcctgcatgcatgtgtacattacatgtacttgaagtATTGCCAGAAAATAGTGTATTTACAGTTTAATATCATGACAATTAGTAACATGGTTACAAATGTGCtgagtaacatacatgtacacgtaaatgtatCATGTTGGCAGAAGAAATAAAAGATgtctattatacatgtaagtttaccaataataacaaaaaaggTTACTAACACTGGACCAACACTCATAAATGTGCCATTCAATTCaggataaaatttaaaaaatctatGTCCGACTTACCTATTGCCTATGAGTTTTGTTGCTCCGTTCCCCGTAAGGTCCAATAGTACGGCATGCAAAATTAGCTATATAGGCCTTCCGCATGCAATGGCACCAGATTCTTGGAAACACCAGTACAGTTATGTCAATACAGAGTTTAGCATTAATGTTTGTCTACTGAAAGAGAGATTGTTGTGCATGGGTCGAACCACAAAAGCTGACCACATGCCATGCAGGGACGAGACCCGTCACGCACAGATGAAGCTACACCGTTATAAAGTGTAATGTGTTCAGACCAGGCCGTTATGAATGAAGACAAGTTTGGGCGCGTGTCTGGCTGGGGTCGGAATTGTTGACCGTATTTCAGCCCACATCTCACCTGTCATCCTGACCTACATATCTGACATGCCTAAGAGAGATGTAAATTACAATGCCTAACGATACCCTTGATTGATTACATATTCTCCGTGCTTAAGCATATACTGTTGTCAAGCTGCTGTCAAGTAAACGCGTCTAGTAACTGTCCAAACTCCTCAAAGCGCTATAACCACTGCCTTCATACAGCCTTGTGGACACGTGGTCTTGTTTACATTTCGCCTCACCAATAATGGTAACCTCCGTAGGCCTACTGTGTTGACTCTTCATCGGGCTTTACACAGTTTATCTTTTGCTAACCTCGGATAGAAGTAAACATataatttaaagtaaaaaaagaaaaagcacaGCTAAGAAAATGAGTTCCCTTTCTATCCCATCTGCTGACTCCGACCTTGTTTAACATATTTTTGGCGTTCATTTGCACGTTTATCATTGACCCATAGTGTGTACTGCAGCGTATTCGCTGTGGGGAGTTTGGTGGTTGACACCCCACAAGGCGCACGAGAGCACATGTATTGCAAATTACATGGCGGATAGACGGCGGATTCATCAGAGCTCCTCAAAGCCAGTCAAATAACTGATCATTATCATGATCATAAGTTTATCATAACGTTATGTTGTtagaaatattgaaatgtttaACTATATTATGCCCACATGAAGACACAAAATTGCTTTCATATTTACAGAAGAATATTAacatagatgtaggcctacagcttcCAGAGGCCAGCTTCGATTTTGATCAATTTCAGCCACGAGATGAATGTCAAATCTGTACAGTAGTTTGTAAGTGATGAAGATAATTAACAAACAATGGTCTAAACTTGCATGCATAGAAAAAATACCTTGTTGGTACACCAAGAATCTGCCACCATTCTGGACTAACATAAAGCTGCAGCTACCGGTACCTGTAACTGGTTTTGAACTCATCAGCATATTGTGCGGCATCCCAGACGGCCCAGGGAAAACTGCTGCATAATAagcctatttattttattgttgcttaacaccataGTGGTACTCTAGaacttttcaatcatatgatggCGATCAATTTTAtcgggggaggaaaccagtgtacCCAGCATAAACCAATGACTTTTGGataattactgatgaactttcccacacatGCACATGATAGTGGTGGAAGATTAGTGGTCTTCAGCAAACGCCAGACTTCACAAATGGTCATACCATCataactgcttattgtcaccgatgccccacaagcagtgagagcagggaGTTTTTTCTTGCAGGGAGAATTTCTTGTCCACTGTCGGATTTGAACTTGCACATTGGAaacaactgtttatttatttatttgattggtgttttacaccatactcaagaatatttcacttatgcgacggtgaccagcattatggtgggaggaaaccggacagagcccaggggaaggttgctggcagacgaaACTACTATATAGTActcatgtgtatatatggatATGGCTGTTTTTCAGTAGGCTggaattccttgtccaaggtcGGATTTGAACTTGCACCTTACAAACCACTATACAGTactcatttgtatatatatatcgagtgggcattaaaaaaaatggaccgtactttgacactcaataccTCCGCAAACCTCTTACATGAGCTGCTAAAAATTttcacactcaaaagccattatgtcctaagtatacagaccagacTTCAATTTCAttctttaagatttctgttcatggaaccaaaatcaaaatagagtctaATACGCAtattccggacatttcaaaatgctgTTCTAcattccggacatttcaaaatgttgttctaccttgttttacttgaaaaggtgatcatttccttgtccgccgcaggGAAAACCATCTTCATTCcacaaaacttgtgcctatttggcagaagggtttccctgacactagagccagagaATTTTTCCAGACAACATTTGATTGACGTGTGTCACACGGATGCAGCACGCGCTCTACTCACAACACCGGATgatgatgcaatgtgggtcactggaacatgcgtttttgaggctatgttttcattttaaccctgtgtacagactgctCAAGCTATGactttgaaaattggtcagtatattaacaaaatcatgccatttgaatgtctaaagtttgaaagggtttgaacaaaggataatggagcaatgcagcatcaaagtgtagcccatttttttatgcccaagGGCTTCATTGATATGGATGTTTTTAGTAGGCTGGAATTATTTGcccaaggccggatttgaacccaaaccttggaaaccagacatatatatatatatatatttaataatgtaATCCAGTCCAGGGTTTCACGAATatggatgtttttttatgtaagtTAATAGGGCCTACTAGAAAACTGTATGGCTGTAAGATACTTGAAGCCTTGATCTGGGTTAAACAAGGTAACAAGTGTCCAGTTAGTCCACATaattacatcatacatgtagcaataattatttatttgtaacagTGTATGTACCAAATTTGCCACAGTTAACATTACTGCAATATATAATCATCCTTAAAACAATTAACATAGTTGCTTTATACATAAGGAATAGCTGGAGGATTGGTTAAGGATTCATGCAGTTATAATAATGAGTGATGAGTGGGATAACTGTAACATTGTACAACATCTGAACAGCTGACAGTGGCAACTTAACTCTTATGCTACCTTAATGAAGATGTTAGGAACTGTTAAAAGCTGTACCAGTATACAGTAAAGAAATGCAGAATTGATAAAATGCCAGAACCATTGGAATGCTAACTTTAACTTTTCAGCCTCCACTGTCAGAGACTAAGCAGTTAACTACACTGCAACTTTATCAACATTTCTGGTGTACTCAGCCAATGAATGTATTTCCTAGATTGGAAAAAGTAAGAAATCAACAAACTGCTTCGGCACACCtaaaaatgataaacattttattgaaaGTTTAATAAGAATTTAATGAACCACAAAAGTCAtggatgacaaaaaaaaatttggaacaaaaacagaaattttttcaaatagtGTACAATATATCTACATATCTTAACAACATGCTTGAaactttattattattgcttatttgacaacaaaaacaaaatgtcaggttAGATTAACATGTACCTAGAAAAGTTTTCCTCCCCCACACATcaatgttttgatatttatcttAAAATCCAGAAGAGAGTGATGATCAGTATTCATGCTTTTTATTCCTGGGGTTGGTTTAATGTGAAAGTGATAATAACCAACAACAGCCACCATTACGCCAAAACCTTGTatattttagtatttttatGGATATGATTTTTGCTTTACATTCATTGTACAGATGACTGCTTACAGATGAACAGTTGACTTTCAGAAAAGGCAGTTTGAAGgcaatttatacacatggaTACcttaaaacttatttattattttaattatatgtacattttccttTATTTCTTAACTTAGTCAAGTAATATTCAATTTTGAGTGTAGAAGATTACGACAGTGCAGCCTGAGTGAATTCTCTTTGAGCCAGCACATCACTGTTTTATGCCACAACAGGGTTtacttagctacatgtatcttttaacacAGACATTCATGTATCTATGTAAAACTGTTGGCAGAATTCCAATATTTTTGCACCTGGCAACACAGAGACACTGAAGAACATAATGATTATCATAGGTTGCTTTTCAATGATTGTATGTACCAACCTATGTGAAATTTGATGCGGCcgtatgtggtaaggtctgttcgcaacctgaagatggtcgttggtttccgccgggctctgcccggtttcctcccaccataatgttggccgacgtcgtataagtgaaatattcttgagtacggcgtaaaacaccaatcaaataaataaataaatttgatgaaCTGACCCTACTCTGTTGTGATGTCAAGCCACAAAGAGACATCACATTGCTGACGTATACTGAAAGTCATGTAGTGACAAAATTTTAGAGGTGTAATGTTCACAGTTGATCCACCAAATATAATCGCTTAATTGAAATTCACattctaaaa
Encoded proteins:
- the LOC135461750 gene encoding uncharacterized protein LOC135461750; this translates as MGRFYRCAGEVLYDTQQDPRGGRKCKVNLPQSCQAWSFLQSLQPLSTAYPSFCLRVKSLGPESKIVAGIAGSAIEENRAPGHWNNTVGYHSNTGRCYSSHDSTANTGGEVIGQGDKLSVEVSYFGKKSSTIFFYKNGLPVATRYLFETDHSQYFPCLFLEKGPIELEVVWLVPAVEKQPITQTDVSHWIRSPATKFDQNENIFMCAKDKDVEGFLQGTVSLGPDLPFYDVKVEECTAEGVGPTVAIATVSPLKPTPPCVLLRDYLKWEPTNSVKTGDHIGWGVHYSPERRDRPDFDPRAEQIVLCYVVKNRVMQCFQMMLQPTGGFYPMVLLSQNASKIKVENGKTVEAGLLKELDKIYRDLLADIRDMLETDAVNKRLTLPMLRLSEALEVDITPDNCHVTLPSAASGVHAVQFLHPLTIDSSYFYIEVNKLSKCYRTFTLRSINSDNLKTF